CCGCCGCCATCGCCGCGGCGACCCTCAGCACATCCCGACAGAACGAGCTGGAGGACAAGATCGCCGAGCAGGTGCCCGGCATCTCCGAGCAGCTCAACATCGACGGCCTCGTCGCCAACGCCGGCACCGTCGGCCTCATCGCCGGCGCCCTGCTGCTGTTCACCGGCATCGGCTGGGTCGGCTCGATGCGCGACTGTCTGCGCGCGGTGTGGGAGCTGCCCGACAGCGAGGAGAACCCGGTCCTGAGCAAGGCCAAGGACGCGGGCATCCTCGTAGGCCTCGGCGGCGCGACCCTCGTGACGCTCGCCGCCTCCACCGTCGCCTCCGCGATGGTCGGCTGGATCACCGAGCAGATCGGCCTCAAGGAGGGCGGCTGGGGCGGGGTCCTGCTGTACATCGCCGCGTTCGCCGTCGCCGTCCTCGCGAATTTCCTCGTGCTCCTGTACGTCCTCACCCTGCTGCCCGGCGTCGAACCGCCGCGCCGTCGGCTGATGGTGGCCGCGCTGATCGGCGCGATCGGGTTCGAGCTGCTCAAGCTGCTGCTCAGTGGCTATATGCAGGGCGTGGCCGGGAAGAGCATGTACGGCGCGTTCGGCGTCCCCGTCGCCCTGCTGCTGTGGATCAACTTCACCTCGAAGCTGGTCCTGTTCTGTGCCGCGTGGACGGCGACGGGGAGCAAGGAGACCGAGATCGCCGGGGTCACGGACGAGTCCGGCGACGCACCAGATCAGGCAGCGGCCACCGGCGGTTGACCAGGAACGCGCCCGCCGCGAGCAGCACCAGCACCCCGCCGGTGATCGCGAACGCGACCCCGACCCCGCCGGAACCGCTCTCGGCCGCCGCGCCCGTCACCGGCTTCGCGGACGCCTCGCTGTCCCCGGCGCCACCGGCCTCACCGCCGTCGTTCGCCCCCGGCTGGGCGCCGGCCTGCGCGGCGCTCTTCGGGGGCACCAGCTCGCCCACCGGTTGCACCTTGCCGGCCGCCTTGAACCCCCAGTCGAAGAGCGCGGCGGTCTCCTTGTAGACCTCGTTGGGCGCGTCCTTCTCCGGGTTCATGACGGTGACCAGCAGCACCTTGCCGTTGCGTTCGGCGACGCCGGTGAAGGTGGAGCCGGCGTTGGTGGTGTTGCCGTTCTTGACGCCCGCGATGCCCTGGTACTGGGCGAGGCCGCTGTCGCCGGTCAGCAGCCGGTTGGTGTTCTGGATCTCGAAGGTCTCGCGGACCGTCTTGCCCTTCTTGTTCTTCGTCGTCTTGCCCGGGAAATTCGCGGACACCGTGGAGCAGTACTCGCGGAAGTCCTTCTTCTGCAGCCCGGAGCGGGCGATCAGCGTCAGGTCGTACGCGGACGAGACCTGCTCGGGGGCGTCGTAGCCGTCGGGGCTGACCACGTTCGTGTCGAGGGCCTGGAGCTCCTCGGCGTGCTCGTTCATCTCCTTGACGGTGTCCGCGACGCCGTCGTTCATCGCGGACAGCACATGCACCGCGTCGTTGCCGGAACGCAGGAAGACGCCGAGCCACAGGTCGTGGACCGTGTACGTCTCGCCCTCCTTGATCCCGACCAGGCTGGACCCGGTACCGATGCCGGCCAGGTCGCTGGGCACCACGGTGTGCTTCATGGCCTTCGGGAACTTCGGCAGCACGGTGTCCGCGAACAGCATCTTCAGCGTGCTCGCCGGGGGCAGCCGCCAGTGCGCGTTGTTCGAGGCCAGCACGTCACCGGACTCGGCGTCGGAGACGATCCACGACCGCGCGGACAGATCCTTGGGGAGCACCGGTACCCCGCTCGCGAGATTGACCTGCGCCCCCGCCTTCCCGAGCCGTGCGCCGCCCACGGTCGACATGTTCGCCGGGGGAGTGGCCGAGGGCGAGGGCGTTGGCTTGGGCGCCGCGAGAACCGGCGCGGCGGTCAGCGAAAGGGACAACAATGTGGCGGAAGTGACCAGCAGGGATCGCCTGGCGGTCTTCATGGGTGCGGGCACGGTCGAGAACGTACCTGTCGCGGGCCGGGAAGTCCCACCGCCCGCCCCACCCCGGCGACGGATCCGGACAGGCGGCGGCGATACTGAAGGCATGAAGCTCAGCCGCCCCGTCTCCTGGTTCCTGCTCGCCTTCGGGGTGTGGAGCTGGATCATCTGGATCACTTTCGTCAAGAACCTCGTCAAGGACGGCAGCGGGCTCGCGTTCGACGACGCGGGTGACCCGACCGCGTACTTCTGGGTGCACCTGCTGCTCGCCGTCGTTTCCTTCGTATTGGGGACGGTCATCGGCGGCATCGGGTTGCGCGGAATTCGCGCACTGCGCCGAACGTCATAGCTGACAAGCCGTACGGCACCGTCGACAACTGAGGGATACGACACCGTGGTCATCGTCTTCGCGCTCGTGGTGCTGCTCGTGCTGGGCGCATTGGTGGCGGGCAACTGGCTCGTCTGGCGCCGCCTGTTCCGCGACACGACGCGCGGTCCGGGCCTGGTGCGCCGTACGGGCGCGGTGCTGATCGCCGGCGGCTGGGCCCTGACGGTCGCGGCCTTCGTGGCCGAACGCTCCGGCGCCCCGTTCTGGCTCCAGCAGCTCCTGGCCTGGCCGGGCTTCCTGTGGCTGGCCCTGTCGATATATCTGCTTCTGGGTGTGCTGGCGGGTGAGGTCGTACGGCCACTGCTGCGGCGGTGGCTGGAACGGCGGGCGTCCGCCGAGACGGCCGTAGTGCGGGAGGAGCCGGTGCCGGTGGGAGCGGCCACTGGTGGATCCGGCCCCACGCAGGCCCCGGCAGCCGACGTGCCCGCCTCAGAGCCGGTGCCCGCCTCGGAGCCGGTGCGCGCCCCCTCCCGCCGCCTCTTCGTCTCCCGAGTCATCGGCGGCGCCGCGGCCGCAGCCGCCGTCGGGACGGTCGGTGTCGGCACGTACGGCGTCCTGAACGGCCCCAGTGTGAAGCGGGTCACCGTCCCGCTGGCCAAACTCCCGCGCGCCGCCCACGGTTTCCGGATCGCCGTCGTCAGTGACATCCACCTGGGCCCGGTCCTCGGCCGGGGCTTCGCGCAGAAGGTCGTCGACACGATCAACGCGACCCAGCCCGACCTGATCGCGGTGGTCGGCAACCTGGTGGACGGCAGCGTCAAGGACCTGGGCCCGGCGGCGGCACCCCTGGCGCAGCTGACGGCACGGCACGGCGCCTACTTCGTCACCGGCAACCACGAGTACTTCTCCGGCGCCGAGCAGTGGATCGACGAGGTGCGCCGGCTCGGCCTGCGCCCGCTGGAGAACGCCCGTACGGAACTGCCCCACTTCGACCTCGCGGGCGTCAACGACGTCTCGGGCGAGGACGAGGGCCAGGGCCCCGACTACGAGAAGGCCCTCGGCGACCGGGACACGACACGCGCGTGCGTGCTCCTCGCCCACCAGCCCGTCCAGATCCACGACGCCGTCGACCACGGCGTCGACCTCCAGCTCTCCGGCCACACCCACGGCGGCCAGCTCTGGCCCGGCAACCTCCTCGCCGCAGCCGCCAACCCGACCGTCGCGGGCCTGGAGCGCTACGGCGACACCCAGCTCTACGTCAGCCGCGGCGCGGGCGCGTGGGGGCCGCCGACGCGGGTGGGGGCGCCGTCGGACATCACGGTGGTGGAGCTGGCGTCACGCCAGGCGTGACGAGCGCTTCGCGGGTTGTGCCGGGTTGGGTCGTGAGTTGTCTGCGGGTCCGTTGTGGCTGGTCGCGCCCACGCGGCGGAGCCGCATATCGATAAGGCCCGCGCCCCTTCGGGGCGCCGCACGCGGCGAGCCCGCGACGTCCCGGGGAGAGAGGTGAGACGCAACTCCTTCCGGCTGCCCCGGCATCCGGCTTCCGTCGGTCTCGCCCGGCGGAGGGTGCGGGACCATCTGGCCGACTGGGGACACGGTCCTCAGGACCCGGCGCTGGCCGACGCGGTCCTGCTGGTGTCCGAGCCGGCCACCAACGTCGTACGCCACGGTCCTTTGCTGGAGCGGGAGTTCGAGGTGGCGGTGACCGCTCTCGCGGACGGCTGCTGTCTTATCGAGGTGTCGGACGAGGACCTGGCGGAGCCCCGGCTGCGGGTGGTGGGCGAGTGGGAGGAGACCGGCCGCGGGCTCCAACTCGTGAAGAACATCGCGGCGGCGTGGGGGTGTGGAGCCGCGGCAGACACGGCAAGACCGTATGGGCGCTGGTGCCGGCCGACTCCTAGACGCTACGACGGTATGGGCGCCCGCACCGGCAGGGTGACCGTCACCGCCAGCCCCTCACCCGGCGCCGTCCGCACCGCCACGTCGCCCCCGTGCGCCCGTACGACACCCTGCACGATCGCCATCCCCAGCCCGCTGCCCGCGCCGCCCCCGGCCCGGAAGAACCGGTCGAAGATCCGGGCCGCGTCCTCCTCGGCGAGCCCCGGCCCCTTGTCCTCGACGCGCAGCCGTACGACGCCGTCGCTCCGCTCCACACCCAGCCGGACCGGCACATCGGCCGCCGTGTGCGTGCGTACGTTGCCCACCAGGTTGCCCAGCACCTGACGCAGCCCCGACTCGTCGGCGTGCACCAGCAGGGAGCCGTCGGCGTCGACGCCGATCGGCCGGTCCGGCTGCTGCACCCGCAGATCCTCGGCCGCGTCGCGCACCAGGCGGCTCAAGTCGACGTTCCGGAAGCGCAGTTCGGGTTGCTGGTCGAGACGGGCGAGGGTGAGCAGTTCGTCGACGAGCCGCCCCATCCGGTCGGACTCCGCCATCACCCGCTCCCCGGCACGCTTCCGCTCGGCAGGGTCGGTCAGCATTCCCCTGTCGAACAGCTGGAGATAGCCGCGTATCGCGGACAGCGGGGTGCGCAGCTCGTGCGAGGCGTCGGCGACGAAGCGGCGCAGTTGGGCCGCGCTGCGTTCCCGCGTGAGATACGCCGACTCGACCTGGTGGAGCATGGAGTTGAGGGCGAGCCGCAGCTGCTCCACCTCCGTCGTGGCCTCCCGGCTGGACGGCACACGCCGGGTCAGGTCCCCCTCGGCGATCGCCGACGACGTCTCCACCATGTCCTCCAGTGGCCGCATCCGGCGGCTCACACTGATCATGGTGAGACAGGCGAGCAGCGCCAGCAGCAGCGCGCCGAAGGCGAAGTCGAGCTTGAGCGCCTTCGCCATGCCTTCGTGCAGGGCCTCGGTGGAGGTGGCGATCAGCACGATCGTGCCGTCGGACAGCTTCGCCCCGACCATCCGGTACGACTCACCCTCGACACGCACGTCCTGCGGCTCCGTCTCGGCGGTGACTGCGGCCGGGTCCCCCGCGGCCTCGGCGAACGCGCGCTGCCGGGACGTCGGAGCGAGCGGGCCGAGGGCCACCGGGCGTCCGGTGCCGTCGACGGCGACGAACACCGAGCCCGCCGTGTTGGGCAGGGCGTCGGTGTCATCGGCGTTGAAATTGTCGAGAGCGACGGCTATTTCGCCCAGCGACTCGATCTGCTCCATGGTGAACCCGGCGTTCTGCAGCGAGGCACGCTCGCTGACCAGCTCGGAGTCCACCTTGTCGAGGAGATAGTGCCGCGCGGCCATCAGGCTCACCGCGGTGGCCATGGCGATGCCGAGTGCCAGCAGCGCCACGTTCGCCAGCGTCAGCTTGGCGCGCAGCGAGTGGATCCCGCCGCGCTTGCACCGAAACCGCCCGAACGTCATGCCAGCCCGTATCCGACGCCCCGCCGCGTGGTGATCACCGGCGCGCCCAGGGCGTCCAGCTTGCGCCGCAGATAGCTGATGTAGGTCTCCACGACGGTCGATTCGGGCGGGGTGTGCTCGTACTGCCAGACGTGGCGCAGGAGTTGCTCCTTGGGGACGATCCGGCCGCCGTTGCGCACCAGGAAGCGCAGCAGGGCGTACTCGGTGGGGGTGAGCTCGACCGTCCGGCCCGCGCGGTGCACGCAGTACGTCGTCTCGTCCAGCTCCAGATCGCCGTACCGCAGTGGTGGGCGCTGCGGGAGGACGTCCGCCGAGCGGGTGCGCCGCAGGACCGCCGTGATCCGCGCGACGACCTCGTCGATGTTGAACGGCTTGGTGATGTAGTCGTCGCCGAAGCCGAGGGCGCCGACTATCTCGGCGGGCGAGTCGCGCGCCGTGAGGAACACCAGCGCCAGATCGGGCCGCGCGGCCCGCAGTTGGTGGCCCAGGGCCCGGCCGTCGCCGTCCGGCAGCATGACGTCGAGCAGGGCGGCGTCCGGACGCGTCCGCTCGGCGAGCGTGAGCGCCTCACGGACGGTGCCCGCGATCATCACCTCGAACCGGTGGTAGCGCAGCGCTATGGCGAGGACGTCCGCGATGCTCTCCTCGTCCTCAACGACCAGCACAGTGCCTGGAGCCTTCGACATGCCCCCAGTATCGGCGCGGGCACTGACAACGGGGCCCGTTCCGGTCTTTGGAGTTCCTTGAGAGTCATGGGCGGGTCATGTCCACGCACGCGTGCCGCCGCCAATCCTGTTGCCCAGGACCTGGGGGACCAACCGAACCGAGCGACGAAGGAGCTTGAGCGTGGCGGCATTGGCACGCTGGTGCTATCGGCACCGGCTGGTGGTCCTGTTGCTGTGGGTGGGGGCACTGTTCGGCGTGAGCTTCGCGGGTTCGGCCGCGGGCACGGACTACGCGAACGTCTTCTCCCTGCCCAACACGGACTCCAAAAAGGCGTACGACCTGATGGAGAAGGCCTTCCCGGAGAGTTCCGGCGACACCGACACGATCGTGTGGAAGGTGGACGGCAAAGACGGGGCCTCGGTGCGGGACGGGTCCGTACAGTCCCGGATCGAGCCGGCGCTGAACGAGATCGCGGGCATGGACGGAGTCGGCGAGGTCACCAGCCCGTACGCGGCTGAGGGCGGAGCGGCGCAGATCAGTGAGAACGGGCGGATCGCCTACGCCCAGGTCACCTTCACCGAGCAGGCGAACGCCGTACCCAAGGAGCTGGTGGAGGACGTCGTCGACACGGCGCAGGACGCCGAACGCGACGGCCTGCAGGTGGAGTTGGGCGGCCAGGCGATCACCCGGGTCCAGGAGGCGGCCCAGGGTACGTCCGAGCTGGTCGGCGTCCTGGCGGCGGCGATCGTCCTCTTCCTCGCCTTCGGCGCGTTCTTCGCGATGCTGCTGCCGATCGTCGTGGCGGTCGTCGCCCTGGGCATCGGCATGATGGGGACGGGACTGCTCAGCCATGTCACGAACGTCCCCGATGTCGCCCCGCTGCTCGGCTCGTTGATCGGCCTGGGCGTGGGCATCGACTACGCGTTGTTCATCGTCACCCGGCACCGGCGCGGCATCCTGCGCGGGATGAAGCCGGAGGAGGCGGCGGTGAAGGCCCTCAACACCTCGGGACGTGCCGTGTTGTTCGCGGGCGGCACCGTGGTCATCGCCCTCGCCGGCATGCTGGTGATGAATCTGCGCTTCCTCGACGGCGTGGTCATCGCGACGTCCCTGACCGTCGTGCTGGGCGTGCTGGCCGCGGTCACCCTGCTGCCGGCGCTTCTCGGACTGCTCGGCATGCGGGTGCTCAGCCGCCGGCAGCGGCGCAGGCTCGCCGCGGCGGGACCGGAGCCGGAGCACGTGAGCGGGCTCGCGGGGCGCTGGTCGGCGTACGTCGAACGACGCCCCCGCTCCATCGCCGCCGTGGCCATGCTCGTCATGGTGGGCCTCTCGATCCCCGTCCTGTCGATCCGGCTCGGCACCTCCGACCAGGGCAACCACAAGGAGTCGACGACGACCCGGCAGGCGTACGACCTGCTCGCCGAGGGTTTCGGGCCCGGCTTCAACGGGCCGCTCCAGGTGGTGGTGGACGGCGAAGCCACGACGGGGCTGGTCTCGCGCATCGAGTCGACCGAGGGCGTGGCGGCGGTCGCCGCACTGCCGCCCGCGAACGGCATCTCGGTGATCCAGGTGGTCCCGACCACGTCACCGCAGGATGTGGAGACCGACCGGCTGATCGACCGCCTGCGCGAGGACGTCATCCCCGCGGCCGACGTCGAGGCGCACGTGGGCGGGGTGACGGCGGTGTCCAAGGACTTCGCGTCGGTGACCGCCGACCGGCTGCCGTACTTCATCGCGGCGATCATCGCGCTGGGCTTCCTGCTCCTGATGGTGGCCTTCCGCTCCCTGGTGGTGCCCCTGACGGCCGCGGTGATGAACCTCGTCGCGGCAGCCGCGTCCTTCGGCGTACTCGTGGCGATCTTCCAATGGGGCTGGGGCACCGAAATCCTCGGCCTCGGCAAGGAGGGCCCGATCGCCGCCTTCCTGCCGGTGATCATGCTGTCCCTGCTCTTCGGCCTCTCGATGGACTACCAGGTGTTCCTGGTGAGCCGGATGCACGAGGAGTGGGTGCACACCAAGGACAACGCGCGTGCGGTCCGCGTGGGCCTGTCGGAGACGAGCCGCGTCATCAACTGCGCGGCCCTGATCATGATGTGCGTCTTCAGTGCCTTCATCCTCAGCGGTGAGCTGGAGGCCGCGATGGCGGGCATCGGCCTGGCGGGAGCGGTCGCCCTCGATGCCTTCATCCTCCGCACGGCCTTGGTACCGGCCGCGATGCATCTGCTCGGCAACGCCAACTGGTGGTTGCCGGCCGGCCTGGAGAAGCGGCTGCCGCATCTGGCGGTGGAGCCGCGTGAGGAAGAAACGGAGCTTGCCATGGAGGGTGGTGCCTCGGTCGTCCACGGCTTCATCCGCACGGCCGACGGCGAGCCGGTCCCGGGCGCGGCGGTGACGCTGCTCTCGAAGGGCGGCCGTCAGCTGGACCGGGTGACATCCCTGGCCGACGGCTCATACATCCTGTCCGTCCCGACGCCGGGGGCGTATCTGCTGGCGGCGACTGCGCCGTCGTACGGGTCGCGGGCACGGCATGTGGTCGTGGAGGACGGGCCGTTGGTGTACGACGTGGAGCTCGCCGAGGGTGAGGTGGACGCGGTCAATTAGGGCAGTCCGGCTTTGAGGAGGCGCTCGACGTCCAGCACCACCTTGCCGCCCACAGACTCGGGGAGCGTGACGAGCTCCCCGGGGATGTGGATCCCGCGTGCGGTGTAAGTGCCGCCTATCGGTTCGGTGAGGACATGAAGGCGCTGGTGCTTGCGGTCGATGATGACCGTGAACAGCTCATGCACCTCC
This genomic window from Streptomyces sp. DG2A-72 contains:
- a CDS encoding YihY/virulence factor BrkB family protein — protein: MDWLKKLPVVGPMVARLMTTHAWRSYERLDRVKWTRLAAAMTFISFVALFPLLTVAAAIAAATLSTSRQNELEDKIAEQVPGISEQLNIDGLVANAGTVGLIAGALLLFTGIGWVGSMRDCLRAVWELPDSEENPVLSKAKDAGILVGLGGATLVTLAASTVASAMVGWITEQIGLKEGGWGGVLLYIAAFAVAVLANFLVLLYVLTLLPGVEPPRRRLMVAALIGAIGFELLKLLLSGYMQGVAGKSMYGAFGVPVALLLWINFTSKLVLFCAAWTATGSKETEIAGVTDESGDAPDQAAATGG
- a CDS encoding HAMP domain-containing sensor histidine kinase, giving the protein MTFGRFRCKRGGIHSLRAKLTLANVALLALGIAMATAVSLMAARHYLLDKVDSELVSERASLQNAGFTMEQIESLGEIAVALDNFNADDTDALPNTAGSVFVAVDGTGRPVALGPLAPTSRQRAFAEAAGDPAAVTAETEPQDVRVEGESYRMVGAKLSDGTIVLIATSTEALHEGMAKALKLDFAFGALLLALLACLTMISVSRRMRPLEDMVETSSAIAEGDLTRRVPSSREATTEVEQLRLALNSMLHQVESAYLTRERSAAQLRRFVADASHELRTPLSAIRGYLQLFDRGMLTDPAERKRAGERVMAESDRMGRLVDELLTLARLDQQPELRFRNVDLSRLVRDAAEDLRVQQPDRPIGVDADGSLLVHADESGLRQVLGNLVGNVRTHTAADVPVRLGVERSDGVVRLRVEDKGPGLAEEDAARIFDRFFRAGGGAGSGLGMAIVQGVVRAHGGDVAVRTAPGEGLAVTVTLPVRAPIPS
- a CDS encoding metallophosphoesterase, which translates into the protein MVIVFALVVLLVLGALVAGNWLVWRRLFRDTTRGPGLVRRTGAVLIAGGWALTVAAFVAERSGAPFWLQQLLAWPGFLWLALSIYLLLGVLAGEVVRPLLRRWLERRASAETAVVREEPVPVGAATGGSGPTQAPAADVPASEPVPASEPVRAPSRRLFVSRVIGGAAAAAAVGTVGVGTYGVLNGPSVKRVTVPLAKLPRAAHGFRIAVVSDIHLGPVLGRGFAQKVVDTINATQPDLIAVVGNLVDGSVKDLGPAAAPLAQLTARHGAYFVTGNHEYFSGAEQWIDEVRRLGLRPLENARTELPHFDLAGVNDVSGEDEGQGPDYEKALGDRDTTRACVLLAHQPVQIHDAVDHGVDLQLSGHTHGGQLWPGNLLAAAANPTVAGLERYGDTQLYVSRGAGAWGPPTRVGAPSDITVVELASRQA
- a CDS encoding D-alanyl-D-alanine carboxypeptidase family protein — protein: MPAPMKTARRSLLVTSATLLSLSLTAAPVLAAPKPTPSPSATPPANMSTVGGARLGKAGAQVNLASGVPVLPKDLSARSWIVSDAESGDVLASNNAHWRLPPASTLKMLFADTVLPKFPKAMKHTVVPSDLAGIGTGSSLVGIKEGETYTVHDLWLGVFLRSGNDAVHVLSAMNDGVADTVKEMNEHAEELQALDTNVVSPDGYDAPEQVSSAYDLTLIARSGLQKKDFREYCSTVSANFPGKTTKNKKGKTVRETFEIQNTNRLLTGDSGLAQYQGIAGVKNGNTTNAGSTFTGVAERNGKVLLVTVMNPEKDAPNEVYKETAALFDWGFKAAGKVQPVGELVPPKSAAQAGAQPGANDGGEAGGAGDSEASAKPVTGAAAESGSGGVGVAFAITGGVLVLLAAGAFLVNRRWPLPDLVRRRTRP
- a CDS encoding MMPL family transporter encodes the protein MARWCYRHRLVVLLLWVGALFGVSFAGSAAGTDYANVFSLPNTDSKKAYDLMEKAFPESSGDTDTIVWKVDGKDGASVRDGSVQSRIEPALNEIAGMDGVGEVTSPYAAEGGAAQISENGRIAYAQVTFTEQANAVPKELVEDVVDTAQDAERDGLQVELGGQAITRVQEAAQGTSELVGVLAAAIVLFLAFGAFFAMLLPIVVAVVALGIGMMGTGLLSHVTNVPDVAPLLGSLIGLGVGIDYALFIVTRHRRGILRGMKPEEAAVKALNTSGRAVLFAGGTVVIALAGMLVMNLRFLDGVVIATSLTVVLGVLAAVTLLPALLGLLGMRVLSRRQRRRLAAAGPEPEHVSGLAGRWSAYVERRPRSIAAVAMLVMVGLSIPVLSIRLGTSDQGNHKESTTTRQAYDLLAEGFGPGFNGPLQVVVDGEATTGLVSRIESTEGVAAVAALPPANGISVIQVVPTTSPQDVETDRLIDRLREDVIPAADVEAHVGGVTAVSKDFASVTADRLPYFIAAIIALGFLLLMVAFRSLVVPLTAAVMNLVAAAASFGVLVAIFQWGWGTEILGLGKEGPIAAFLPVIMLSLLFGLSMDYQVFLVSRMHEEWVHTKDNARAVRVGLSETSRVINCAALIMMCVFSAFILSGELEAAMAGIGLAGAVALDAFILRTALVPAAMHLLGNANWWLPAGLEKRLPHLAVEPREEETELAMEGGASVVHGFIRTADGEPVPGAAVTLLSKGGRQLDRVTSLADGSYILSVPTPGAYLLAATAPSYGSRARHVVVEDGPLVYDVELAEGEVDAVN
- a CDS encoding response regulator transcription factor; translated protein: MSKAPGTVLVVEDEESIADVLAIALRYHRFEVMIAGTVREALTLAERTRPDAALLDVMLPDGDGRALGHQLRAARPDLALVFLTARDSPAEIVGALGFGDDYITKPFNIDEVVARITAVLRRTRSADVLPQRPPLRYGDLELDETTYCVHRAGRTVELTPTEYALLRFLVRNGGRIVPKEQLLRHVWQYEHTPPESTVVETYISYLRRKLDALGAPVITTRRGVGYGLA
- a CDS encoding SCO4848 family membrane protein is translated as MKLSRPVSWFLLAFGVWSWIIWITFVKNLVKDGSGLAFDDAGDPTAYFWVHLLLAVVSFVLGTVIGGIGLRGIRALRRTS